From one Bacteroides fragilis NCTC 9343 genomic stretch:
- a CDS encoding hemolysin family protein: MEFLVIILLLVLNGIFAMYEIALVSSSKARLETLVSKGNKSARGVLKQLEEPEKFLSTIQIGITLIGIVSGAFGGVAIADDVTPLFAMIPGAEVYAKDLAMITTVIVITYLSLIIGELVPKSIALSNPERYATLLSPVMILLTKISFPFVWLLSISTRLLNKLIGLKSEERLMTQEELKMILHQSSEQGVIDKEETEMLRDVFRFSDKRANELMTHRRDLVVLHTTDSKEKVLQIIDNEHFSKYLLIDDDTDEIAGVVSVKDIILMIGSEQEFNLREIARPALFIPESLYAKKVLELFKKNKNKFGVVVNEYGSTEGIITLHDLTESIFGDILEEDDTEEEEIVRRQDGSLLVEASMNIGDFMEEMGILSYDDIESEDFTTLGGLAMFLIGRIPKAGDIFTYKNLQFEVVDMDRGRVDKLLVIKREEEE, translated from the coding sequence ATGGAATTCTTAGTAATTATTCTTTTACTCGTACTGAATGGCATTTTTGCCATGTACGAGATTGCCTTAGTATCCTCAAGTAAAGCACGTCTGGAAACCCTGGTCAGCAAAGGGAACAAATCTGCCCGGGGAGTATTGAAACAATTGGAAGAACCCGAAAAATTTCTTTCTACCATTCAGATTGGTATCACGCTGATCGGTATCGTATCGGGTGCTTTCGGTGGAGTAGCCATTGCCGATGATGTGACTCCGCTCTTTGCCATGATACCGGGAGCCGAAGTCTATGCAAAGGACCTGGCCATGATCACAACCGTAATCGTCATTACCTACCTGTCACTGATTATCGGTGAGCTTGTACCCAAATCCATCGCTCTCAGCAATCCCGAGCGCTATGCAACCTTGCTGAGTCCCGTCATGATTCTGCTGACCAAGATTTCATTCCCTTTTGTCTGGTTGCTCAGCATTTCCACCCGCCTGCTCAACAAACTGATCGGTCTGAAAAGCGAAGAACGCCTGATGACTCAGGAAGAACTGAAAATGATTCTTCACCAAAGCTCGGAGCAGGGTGTGATTGACAAAGAAGAAACCGAAATGCTACGTGATGTCTTTCGCTTTTCGGATAAACGTGCCAACGAACTGATGACTCACCGACGTGATCTGGTGGTGCTACATACGACTGACAGCAAAGAGAAAGTGCTTCAGATCATCGACAACGAGCATTTCAGTAAATACCTCCTGATTGATGACGACACCGACGAAATAGCAGGTGTGGTTTCTGTGAAAGATATCATACTGATGATAGGTAGCGAACAGGAATTCAACCTTAGAGAAATCGCACGTCCCGCCTTGTTTATACCCGAAAGTTTATACGCTAAAAAAGTTTTAGAGCTATTTAAGAAGAACAAAAATAAGTTCGGAGTTGTTGTAAACGAGTATGGCAGCACAGAGGGAATCATTACCCTGCATGACTTGACCGAAAGTATCTTTGGAGACATTCTGGAAGAGGACGATACGGAAGAAGAGGAAATCGTTCGCCGACAGGACGGCTCCTTGTTGGTAGAGGCTTCAATGAATATCGGAGATTTTATGGAAGAGATGGGAATACTCTCTTATGATGATATCGAATCGGAAGACTTTACAACTTTAGGCGGATTGGCTATGTTCCTGATAGGACGTATTCCCAAAGCCGGAGATATATTCACTTACAAAAACCTTCAGTTCGAAGTAGTGGATATGGACCGTGGAAGAGTCGATAAGCTGTTGGTTATTAAGAGAGAAGAGGAGGAATAG
- a CDS encoding M48 family metallopeptidase: protein MKKRIVFIAALLCGMCFTTASAQFKIGGKKINVGKVVQAGSDAAKAITLSDSDIAAMSKEYMQWMDTHNPLTAADSEYGKRLEKLTGHIKEVDGLKVNFGVYEVVDVNAFACGDGSVRICAGLMDIMTDDEVMAVVGHEIGHVIHTDSKDAMKSAYLRSAVKNAAGAASSTVSKLTDSELGAMAEALAGAQYSQKQESEADDYGFEFSIKHNIDPYAMYNALNKLLELSAEAPKESKFQKMFSSHPDTAKRVARAKEKADNYTKNK from the coding sequence ATGAAAAAAAGAATTGTTTTTATTGCGGCACTTTTATGCGGAATGTGCTTCACGACAGCATCCGCACAGTTCAAAATCGGTGGAAAGAAAATCAATGTAGGCAAAGTGGTACAAGCCGGTAGCGACGCAGCGAAAGCCATCACCTTGTCCGATTCGGACATCGCAGCCATGAGCAAAGAATACATGCAATGGATGGACACCCACAATCCGCTGACCGCAGCCGACAGCGAATACGGCAAACGCCTGGAGAAACTGACCGGACATATCAAAGAAGTAGACGGACTGAAAGTGAATTTCGGAGTATATGAGGTTGTCGACGTGAATGCTTTTGCCTGTGGTGACGGCAGTGTCCGCATCTGTGCCGGATTGATGGATATTATGACGGACGATGAAGTGATGGCAGTTGTCGGACATGAGATCGGTCACGTGATTCATACAGACTCTAAAGATGCCATGAAGAGTGCATATCTTCGTTCGGCAGTAAAGAATGCTGCAGGAGCAGCCAGCTCTACCGTTTCCAAACTGACTGATTCGGAACTGGGAGCTATGGCAGAAGCATTAGCCGGTGCCCAATATTCTCAGAAGCAAGAGAGCGAAGCCGATGATTATGGTTTCGAATTCAGCATCAAACATAACATTGATCCGTATGCAATGTACAATGCTCTGAACAAACTACTGGAACTCTCAGCCGAGGCCCCCAAAGAGTCTAAATTCCAGAAAATGTTCTCTTCACACCCCGATACAGCCAAACGTGTAGCACGCGCCAAAGAAAAAGCAGACAACTATACTAAGAACAAGTAA